In Juglans microcarpa x Juglans regia isolate MS1-56 chromosome 8D, Jm3101_v1.0, whole genome shotgun sequence, the following are encoded in one genomic region:
- the LOC121243616 gene encoding UDP-glycosyltransferase 89B2-like: MSTNGVHIAAYPYPTSGHIIPLLDLAHRLLTRGLTVTVFVTTSNLPLLQPYFSTHPSSLKHLVLPSPDITAPPQKRLPATMRALRDLHYPILLQWFRSHSSPPVAIISDFFLGWTNDLACELGVPRLVFSPSGAFGMSVALSLCHDPPENDDQDINFQVSFPKIPNSPAFTWWQIPAHYRSLKGDLDLEFFRNNMLSNTVSWGMVFNSFVELERVYFMHMKKELGNDRVWAVGPVLPPENGDLQEYIVRGGVSSVPCHELMNWLDARPENSVVYVCFGSRAVLTQRQMDVLTAGLELSGVQFVLCVRVPREDEQKQVNADHGMIPDGFEDHMVGRGFVIKGWAPQVSILSHRAVGAFVTHCGWNSVLEGITAGVVMLTWPMGADQYSNAKLLVDELGVAIRACEGTQNIPKSAELARLLAISLEETRPERVLAKELCAAAASAVEGGSSDTNLDEFIKQLGDLGK, encoded by the coding sequence ATGTCTACCAATGGAGTGCACATCGCCGCTTATCCGTACCCAACCTCAGGCCATATTATACCTTTGCTCGACCTCGCCCACCGCCTGCTCACCCGCGGCCTCACTGTCACCGTTTTTGTCACCACCTCTAACCTTCCTCTGCTTCAACCTTACTTCTCCACACACCCGTCTTCTCTTAAACACTTGGTTCTCCCATCCCCTGATATTACAGCTCCTCCGCAGAAAAGGCTCCCTGCTACCATGCGCGCCTTACGTGACCTTCACTATCCTATCCTCCTCCAATGGTTCCGATCTCATTCCTCGCCTCCTGTTGCTATTATATCCGATTTCTTTCTCGGCTGGACAAACGACCTAGCGTGTGAGCTCGGCGTTCCACGGTTAGTCTTCTCACCTTCTGGTGCCTTTGGGATGTCGGTTGCTCTCTCTCTGTGTCACGATCCACCGGAAAACGATGATCAGGATATCAATTTCCAAGTTTCGTTTCCAAAAATCCCGAACTCTCCAGCATTCACATGGTGGCAGATCCCTGCACATTATAGAAGCCTAAAAGGGGACCTGGATTTGGAATTTTTTAGAAACAACATGCTGTCCAATACGGTGAGTTGGGGAATGGTGTTCAACTCGTTCGTCGAGTTGGAGCGCGTTTACTTTATGCATATGAAGAAAGAACTCGGAAATGATCGGGTGTGGGCCGTAGGACCCGTATTGCCTCCTGAGAACGGTGATTTACAGGAATACATTGTTAGAGGTGGAGTAAGCTCTGTACCATGCCATGAGCTAATGAATTGGTTGGATGCTCGTCCGGAAAACTCAGTTGTCTATGTCTGCTTCGGTAGCCGTGCGGTGTTGACACAAAGGCAAATGGATGTGCTGACTGCTGGGTTAGAGCTAAGCGGCGTCCAGTTTGTTTTGTGCGTGAGGGTGCCCCGCGAAGACGAGCAGAAGCAGGTGAATGCTGATCATGGCATGATTCCTGATGGCTTCGAAGATCACATGGTGGGCAGAGGATTTGTAATAAAGGGATGGGCGCCGCAGGTCTCAATACTGAGCCACCGAGCCGTGGGTGCGTTCGTGACTCACTGCGGGTGGAATTCGGTGCTGGAGGGGATCACTGCGGGAGTTGTGATGTTGACATGGCCAATGGGTGCGGATCAGTACTCGAACGCAAAGTTGTTGGTGGATGAGTTAGGGGTTGCAATCAGAGCTTGTGAGGGCACTCAGAACATTCCCAAGTCAGCCGAGTTGGCTCGGTTGCTGGCCATCTCACTTGAAGAGACTAGGCCAGAGAGGGTTCTGGCCAAAGAGCTGTGTGCTGCAGCCGCAAGTGCAGTTGAAGGAGGAAGTTCAGATACAAATTTGGATGAGTTCATCAAACAATTGGGTGATCTTGGAAAGTGA